From one Nitrosococcus halophilus Nc 4 genomic stretch:
- a CDS encoding TRAP transporter substrate-binding protein encodes MVRMMKLVSTFFFFLVLLNLNACGSEPPSTTIEGPSNQIIRWRMVTTWPPGFPVLQEGAERFAKNIEAMSGGRLRIKVFAGGELIPPLETFEAVSQGAVHMGHGSAYYWAGRIPAAQFFSTVPFGMTAKGMNTWLYDGGGLKMWREIYVPFNVVPFPLGNTGVQMGGWFNKKIESAEDLKGLKMRIPGLGGKVFAKAGGNPVLLAGAEVYTALERNTIDATEWIAPFHDQRLGLNRAAQYYYYPGWHEPGTVLELIVNKEAWESLPKDLQAIISVAAQAENLQMSSEMEAKNAQALEELQEQSHTKLLAFPEDVLAKLRRLTQQTLNEQAADDPQFKRVYEAYTAFRQKFDAWEAISEQAYQRTLESENK; translated from the coding sequence ATGGTTCGAATGATGAAATTGGTTTCAACATTCTTCTTTTTCCTGGTACTGCTCAACCTCAACGCCTGTGGCTCCGAACCTCCAAGCACAACCATCGAAGGCCCCTCAAACCAAATTATTCGCTGGCGGATGGTGACCACTTGGCCCCCCGGTTTTCCGGTCCTCCAGGAGGGAGCCGAACGTTTTGCCAAAAATATCGAAGCCATGAGTGGGGGACGGCTCAGGATCAAAGTCTTCGCGGGAGGAGAACTGATCCCCCCCTTAGAAACCTTTGAAGCGGTTTCCCAGGGGGCGGTGCATATGGGCCACGGGTCGGCCTATTACTGGGCGGGTAGAATTCCTGCTGCGCAATTTTTCTCCACTGTCCCTTTTGGCATGACGGCCAAGGGAATGAATACTTGGCTTTATGACGGTGGCGGGCTGAAAATGTGGCGAGAAATTTATGTTCCTTTCAATGTGGTCCCCTTTCCGCTGGGAAATACCGGAGTCCAAATGGGCGGATGGTTTAATAAGAAAATTGAATCGGCTGAGGATCTTAAAGGACTTAAAATGCGCATCCCTGGCCTTGGCGGCAAGGTTTTCGCTAAAGCCGGCGGTAATCCAGTGCTTTTAGCAGGAGCTGAAGTCTATACCGCCTTAGAGCGTAATACTATCGATGCTACCGAATGGATTGCCCCCTTCCATGACCAACGCTTAGGCCTCAACCGGGCGGCCCAGTACTACTATTATCCCGGCTGGCATGAGCCAGGTACAGTATTGGAGCTTATCGTCAACAAAGAGGCCTGGGAGTCCCTTCCTAAAGACCTCCAAGCCATCATCTCCGTGGCTGCCCAGGCCGAGAATTTGCAAATGAGTTCAGAAATGGAGGCTAAAAATGCACAAGCACTGGAGGAACTCCAAGAACAAAGCCATACTAAGCTTTTAGCTTTTCCAGAGGATGTACTGGCCAAACTGCGCCGGCTTACCCAGCAAACCCTCAACGAACAGGCTGCTGACGATCCCCAATTTAAGCGAGTCTATGAAGCCTACACCGCTTTCCGGCAAAAGTTTGATGCCTGGGAGGCTATTTCAGAACAAGCCTACCAACGTACACTAGAGAGTGAAAATAAATAG
- a CDS encoding tetratricopeptide repeat protein, whose product MRLLFWLVLGAVLPACVQPPPSETMRVCNSDGCSYRPSDAASYDPSAAVPNGDAERRIVALEELARQDPRAAYDLGLRFFRGDGVPRDSYRALQWMREAAERGDLNAQLALGQLYLTGLEELGSDPREAEKWLSIAAGRGNEEAQKLLAEARDARKTEDAYFRWHNRWQPLFYRYWFHDYRYKYHWRKDSWHYKY is encoded by the coding sequence ATGCGACTTTTGTTTTGGTTGGTATTGGGTGCGGTATTGCCAGCCTGCGTACAACCCCCTCCGTCGGAAACCATGCGTGTTTGCAATTCTGATGGTTGTTCATATCGCCCTAGTGATGCCGCCTCCTATGATCCATCTGCTGCGGTGCCAAATGGTGACGCGGAGAGACGTATTGTGGCCCTGGAAGAACTTGCTCGCCAAGATCCCCGTGCTGCGTATGATCTGGGGCTGCGATTCTTTCGGGGTGATGGGGTGCCTCGGGATAGCTACCGGGCATTACAATGGATGCGGGAGGCAGCAGAAAGAGGCGATCTCAATGCGCAATTAGCTCTTGGACAACTTTATCTGACCGGTCTTGAGGAGTTGGGGTCAGATCCCCGCGAGGCTGAAAAATGGTTGTCCATCGCTGCAGGTCGTGGCAATGAAGAAGCGCAGAAGCTCTTGGCAGAAGCAAGAGATGCCCGAAAAACAGAAGATGCCTACTTCCGTTGGCATAACCGTTGGCAACCACTATTCTACCGCTATTGGTTTCACGATTATCGCTATAAATACCACTGGCGTAAGGACAGTTGGCACTACAAATATTAA
- a CDS encoding cation diffusion facilitator family transporter, with product MSRVEVKEKKPHLPSKNERRVFWAALVTGTFTIVEAIGGILSGSLALLADAGHMLADTAALVLAWLAFRIGRKPADTRRSYGYQRLQVLAALINGIALFFIVIWILIEAVARLLEPVEVLGGIMLIVAAAGLLINLLAFIILHGGDHHNLNVRGALLHVWGDLLGSIAALTAAGVILGTGWTPVDPLLSLFVALLILRSAWMLMRKSAHILLEGTPDWLDVEELRGRLTEAIPEVEDIHHVHVWLLTSENPLLTLHASVRQGANYDHTLVAIKECLRKQYGIDHSTVQIETHSCADKA from the coding sequence GTGAGTAGGGTAGAAGTAAAAGAAAAAAAACCACATTTGCCCTCCAAAAACGAGAGGCGAGTCTTTTGGGCCGCATTAGTTACCGGTACGTTTACCATTGTAGAAGCCATCGGCGGAATACTTTCCGGCTCCCTGGCTTTGCTGGCCGACGCGGGCCATATGCTGGCGGACACCGCCGCCCTGGTGCTCGCCTGGCTCGCCTTTCGTATTGGCCGTAAACCTGCTGATACGCGCCGTTCCTATGGATATCAACGACTTCAGGTGCTTGCCGCCTTAATTAATGGGATAGCTTTGTTTTTTATTGTTATCTGGATCCTGATTGAGGCTGTTGCCCGGCTATTGGAACCGGTCGAGGTACTTGGCGGGATTATGCTAATAGTGGCTGCCGCCGGGTTGCTTATCAATCTCCTAGCTTTCATCATCCTCCATGGTGGCGACCACCATAATCTTAATGTTCGAGGGGCTTTGTTGCACGTCTGGGGGGATTTGCTCGGTTCCATAGCTGCGCTAACAGCGGCTGGCGTTATTCTAGGAACCGGTTGGACTCCTGTTGATCCCCTTTTGTCCTTATTTGTTGCGCTTCTCATTCTCCGCAGTGCTTGGATGCTGATGAGAAAGTCAGCCCATATCCTGCTAGAAGGCACCCCCGACTGGTTGGATGTGGAGGAATTGCGTGGGAGGCTGACAGAGGCTATCCCAGAGGTAGAGGACATCCACCATGTCCACGTCTGGTTACTCACCTCTGAAAACCCGCTCCTAACACTGCATGCCAGTGTCCGCCAAGGGGCTAATTACGATCATACCTTGGTCGCCATCAAGGAATGTCTTCGGAAACAATATGGGATTGATCACTCCACCGTCCAAATTGAAACCCATAGCTGTGCAGACAAAGCATAA
- a CDS encoding GYD domain-containing protein — protein sequence MPTFIMLTRVETNGAQSPKSLEELEHKVMEQIQAQCPQVKWLQNYAVLGPYDYLDVFNAPDNEVAAKVSTLIRTYGHAHAEVWPATEWARYKEMIHDMSDVKTAQ from the coding sequence ATGCCTACATTCATTATGCTAACGCGGGTCGAAACAAACGGAGCCCAGTCACCAAAATCCCTTGAAGAGTTGGAGCATAAGGTGATGGAACAAATTCAAGCTCAATGCCCTCAAGTCAAATGGCTACAAAACTATGCTGTCCTAGGCCCCTATGATTATTTAGATGTCTTTAATGCCCCCGATAATGAGGTTGCCGCGAAAGTATCTACCCTTATTCGCACCTATGGCCATGCCCACGCCGAAGTATGGCCGGCTACCGAGTGGGCTAGATATAAAGAAATGATACACGACATGTCCGATGTTAAAACAGCCCAGTAA
- a CDS encoding metallophosphoesterase translates to MRVKYFSKNLVGKDYVVSDIHGTYSLLTRELERLNFNSSQDRLFSAGDLVDRGPESPEALKWLDYPWFHSCLGNHDEFVINAQNPDFDVRWWALVNGGEWWLTMDPAAQQRFSDRFQQLPLALEVETDGGKIGIVHADVPPELSWAQFTAALEQGNHSVHEYALWSRNRAMGRYTHPIEGIDRVYCGHTVNEDGDIKIVGNVYFIDTGAAYNLPHSKLTILPLTFEQD, encoded by the coding sequence GTGAGGGTCAAATACTTTTCCAAAAATCTGGTGGGCAAAGACTATGTGGTGAGTGATATACACGGGACCTATAGTTTATTGACCCGGGAACTGGAACGCCTCAATTTCAACTCCAGCCAAGATCGGCTATTCTCAGCAGGCGATCTGGTAGATCGGGGGCCTGAATCACCCGAAGCCCTCAAGTGGCTTGACTACCCCTGGTTCCACTCCTGCCTAGGAAATCACGACGAGTTCGTGATTAACGCCCAGAACCCAGACTTTGATGTGAGGTGGTGGGCGCTAGTCAATGGAGGAGAGTGGTGGCTTACTATGGACCCAGCCGCCCAACAACGTTTTTCGGATCGCTTCCAACAACTCCCGCTTGCTCTAGAGGTTGAAACGGATGGCGGCAAGATTGGTATCGTCCATGCCGACGTCCCCCCAGAACTTAGCTGGGCACAATTTACCGCCGCCCTCGAGCAGGGTAATCACTCCGTCCATGAATACGCCCTTTGGAGCCGCAATCGCGCCATGGGCAGATATACCCACCCTATTGAAGGTATTGATCGAGTTTACTGTGGGCACACTGTCAACGAAGATGGCGACATCAAAATCGTGGGTAATGTGTATTTCATCGATACCGGCGCCGCCTATAACCTCCCCCACTCTAAACTGACCATCCTACCTCTTACCTTCGAGCAAGATTGA
- a CDS encoding sulfurtransferase yields MNLIFNERIAGNQMPYRTIISPTELARVLGNSNSVIFDCRFNLMDSSAGRYAYQQSHLPGAHYVHLEEDLSGPVTPATGRHPLPDPAQLAGKLGRWGVDSATQVIAYDDASGAFAGRLWWLLRWLGHEAVAVLDGGWQRWRGEGHPLTTELPESAAAHFETRVQPSMTVTTEDVEHASLLGYLLLDGRTPERFRGELEPIDRVAGHIPGAKNHPFQQNLDEQGNFLSPRELALAFRAQMGEVPPEQIVCMCGSGVTACHNLLAMEIAGLQGARLYPGSWSEWITDGTRPVATGDEAHE; encoded by the coding sequence TTGAATTTAATTTTCAACGAACGGATAGCGGGAAATCAGATGCCTTACCGTACGATTATTAGTCCAACGGAACTTGCAAGGGTCCTAGGCAATTCTAACAGCGTTATCTTTGATTGCCGTTTCAATCTCATGGATTCATCGGCAGGTCGGTATGCCTATCAGCAGAGTCACCTCCCGGGAGCCCACTATGTTCACTTGGAAGAGGACCTGTCAGGTCCGGTGACTCCTGCCACGGGGCGTCATCCTTTGCCCGATCCGGCGCAACTTGCGGGAAAATTGGGCCGCTGGGGTGTGGACTCGGCTACCCAGGTCATCGCCTACGATGATGCCTCGGGTGCCTTTGCCGGGCGTTTATGGTGGTTGTTGCGCTGGTTAGGCCATGAGGCAGTAGCGGTTCTCGATGGGGGATGGCAACGTTGGCGAGGAGAGGGTCATCCACTGACTACCGAATTGCCCGAGTCGGCTGCGGCTCACTTTGAGACTCGAGTCCAGCCCTCTATGACGGTTACCACAGAAGATGTAGAACATGCCTCTCTGCTTGGATACCTACTCCTTGATGGGCGTACGCCAGAACGCTTTCGGGGTGAACTGGAGCCTATCGATAGGGTGGCCGGTCATATTCCAGGGGCCAAGAATCACCCTTTTCAGCAAAATTTGGATGAGCAGGGAAATTTTTTGTCGCCGCGTGAGCTAGCGCTTGCTTTTCGAGCGCAGATGGGTGAGGTTCCGCCAGAGCAAATCGTGTGCATGTGTGGCTCGGGGGTAACTGCCTGCCATAATTTGTTAGCTATGGAAATCGCCGGGCTCCAGGGGGCCCGGTTATACCCCGGTTCCTGGAGTGAATGGATCACCGATGGGACTCGGCCTGTGGCGACGGGCGATGAAGCCCATGAGTGA
- a CDS encoding DUF4114 domain-containing protein, with product MSFVKWDSLFVPVLISIWLLFIPSVSLSTPIQGNLGEPVLGGGMWVVEDGEVTAEYVSKNARYSHHLYLIRPTGEDLLIFDSTVDAIGSTVSLGRFDSSTELIFRLFAFYTAPNLIVRDNFFSGPAERNRDGVAHALAVTIFDELSSQYITEVAFEDLYGGGDQDYNDFVFQLTNIRDPLPPAAVSEPSSLALIGMGIACLSFVGWRAV from the coding sequence ATGAGTTTTGTAAAATGGGATAGTTTATTTGTGCCTGTACTGATAAGTATATGGTTGCTTTTTATTCCATCAGTTTCTTTAAGCACCCCTATTCAGGGAAATTTGGGGGAACCTGTATTGGGGGGTGGTATGTGGGTGGTTGAAGACGGGGAAGTCACCGCAGAGTATGTTAGTAAAAATGCTAGATACTCCCACCACTTATATCTAATTCGTCCGACAGGAGAGGATCTATTAATTTTTGACAGCACTGTGGACGCCATTGGCTCAACGGTAAGTCTTGGTCGATTTGACAGCAGTACGGAGCTAATTTTTCGGCTTTTTGCTTTTTATACGGCTCCTAACCTTATCGTACGGGATAATTTTTTCAGTGGTCCGGCTGAGCGTAATCGTGATGGTGTTGCCCACGCCTTAGCCGTCACAATTTTTGATGAGTTATCTTCCCAATATATTACCGAAGTAGCGTTTGAGGACTTGTATGGAGGAGGCGATCAAGATTATAACGATTTCGTTTTTCAGTTGACAAATATCCGAGATCCTCTGCCACCGGCTGCTGTGTCTGAACCGTCTTCTTTGGCTTTGATAGGCATGGGTATTGCCTGCCTAAGTTTTGTTGGCTGGCGAGCCGTTTAG
- a CDS encoding ATP-dependent zinc protease, whose protein sequence is MILRYSAWIMLVLSLLASTPMSAQEKEEKELQSVLGWVELAEFVGWGAIAKVKMDTGALSSSLHATDLEYFQRNGDEWVRFTIKIEDQRGKEEWVQQAFERPVYRFVKIISSNGDGNRRPSVLMKLCLGGEIYEEQFTLNDRSDLTYPILFGRRTIEHLGFIDVTRTFTTRPHCKPDAPVHAIENRKLDEDIGI, encoded by the coding sequence ATGATCTTGCGCTACTCCGCCTGGATTATGCTTGTTCTTTCTCTTTTAGCCAGTACCCCTATGTCAGCACAGGAAAAAGAGGAGAAAGAACTACAGTCTGTACTCGGATGGGTCGAACTTGCTGAATTTGTGGGTTGGGGGGCAATCGCCAAAGTCAAAATGGATACCGGCGCACTAAGTTCCTCACTACATGCAACCGATCTGGAATATTTTCAGCGCAATGGCGATGAATGGGTACGATTCACCATTAAAATCGAGGATCAGCGTGGAAAGGAAGAGTGGGTTCAACAAGCATTTGAACGGCCGGTTTATCGCTTTGTAAAAATCATCAGCTCGAATGGTGACGGTAACCGCCGCCCTTCCGTATTGATGAAACTTTGTCTTGGAGGTGAAATTTACGAGGAACAGTTTACCTTAAATGACCGCAGTGATTTAACCTACCCTATCTTGTTCGGTCGACGTACCATCGAGCACCTGGGGTTCATTGACGTTACCCGTACCTTCACTACCCGTCCCCATTGCAAACCCGATGCACCCGTGCACGCCATTGAAAATCGCAAACTGGACGAAGACATCGGAATTTAA